A region of Faecalibacterium taiwanense DNA encodes the following proteins:
- a CDS encoding LrgB family protein, translated as MTQLLNDFLSGSAAWGVLLTLAAFALGTLINKVTGKAIFNPLLLGSIFVIIFLSVCGIPYADYKASAAPVNYLLLPATVALAIPLYEKIDLLKENAAAIIAGISVGTLVSLGSALALALALDLTREQYATLLPKSVTTAISMDVAAELGGIAALTGAIVIVTGIVGALLAETVCKMFHITDPIAKGVGIGTSAHAVGTSKALQMGEVEGAMSGLSIAVAGVLTAVLCPVFVNLIR; from the coding sequence ATGACGCAGCTGCTGAATGATTTTTTGTCCGGCTCCGCAGCATGGGGCGTTCTGCTTACGCTGGCCGCGTTTGCACTGGGCACCCTTATCAATAAGGTGACAGGCAAAGCCATTTTTAACCCGCTGCTGCTGGGCAGCATCTTTGTAATCATCTTTCTGTCGGTGTGCGGCATCCCGTATGCAGACTACAAGGCCAGCGCGGCACCGGTGAACTATCTGCTGCTGCCTGCCACCGTGGCACTGGCCATTCCGCTGTATGAAAAGATCGACCTGCTGAAAGAGAACGCCGCCGCCATCATTGCGGGTATCTCGGTGGGCACGCTGGTGAGCCTTGGCAGCGCACTGGCGCTGGCACTGGCGCTGGACCTGACCCGTGAGCAGTATGCCACCCTGCTGCCCAAATCCGTGACCACCGCCATCAGCATGGATGTGGCCGCTGAGCTGGGCGGCATTGCTGCCCTGACCGGTGCGATCGTCATTGTTACCGGCATCGTGGGAGCGCTGCTGGCTGAGACGGTGTGCAAGATGTTCCACATCACCGACCCCATCGCCAAGGGCGTGGGCATCGGAACTTCGGCCCATGCCGTGGGCACCAGCAAAGCCCTGCAGATGGGCGAGGTAGAAGGTGCCATGAGCGGCCTTTCCATTGCGGTGGCCGGTGTGCTGACCGCAGTGCTCTGCCCGGTGTTTGTGAACCTGATCCGGTAA
- a CDS encoding CidA/LrgA family protein: protein MGEILHVVLPLPVPASVYGLVLLLAALNFKLVKLDDVKEVGTYLTGIFPLLFVPAAAGVMELWAEMGEMLLPILVAIIPVTVLVMVSAGKTTQALTGRKKKEADNDAAAE, encoded by the coding sequence TTGGGCGAGATCCTTCATGTAGTGCTGCCGCTGCCGGTCCCGGCCAGCGTCTACGGTCTGGTGCTGCTGCTGGCAGCGCTGAACTTCAAGCTGGTAAAGCTGGACGATGTGAAAGAGGTGGGAACCTATCTCACAGGCATCTTTCCGCTGTTGTTCGTGCCCGCTGCCGCCGGTGTGATGGAACTGTGGGCAGAGATGGGCGAGATGCTGCTGCCCATCCTCGTTGCCATTATCCCGGTCACTGTGCTGGTGATGGTGAGTGCAGGCAAGACCACGCAGGCCCTGACCGGCCGCAAGAAAAAGGAGGCTGACAATGACGCAGCTGCTGAATGA
- a CDS encoding Rrf2 family transcriptional regulator — MIVSTKGRYALRVMIDLSEHQSEKYVPLKEIAARQEISEKYLENILKVLVQNGFLEGLRGKGGGYRLTRSPDQYTVGEILMLTEGSLAPVSCLTPNATPCSRMANCRTYEMWKGLDDLISNYFGNITLADLARPDQAGNDYVI, encoded by the coding sequence ATGATCGTGTCCACCAAAGGGCGCTATGCACTGCGCGTGATGATCGACCTTTCCGAGCATCAGTCTGAAAAATATGTCCCTCTCAAGGAGATCGCTGCCCGGCAGGAGATCTCGGAAAAATATCTGGAAAACATCCTTAAGGTGCTGGTGCAGAACGGCTTTCTGGAGGGCTTGCGCGGCAAGGGCGGCGGCTACCGGCTCACCCGCAGCCCAGATCAGTACACCGTGGGCGAGATCCTGATGCTGACCGAGGGCAGCCTTGCGCCGGTGAGCTGCCTGACCCCAAATGCGACCCCCTGCTCCCGCATGGCAAACTGCCGCACCTACGAGATGTGGAAGGGGCTGGACGATCTGATTTCCAATTATTTCGGCAATATCACACTGGCCGATCTCGCCCGGCCTGATCAGGCCGGGAATGATTATGTGATCTGA
- the cysK gene encoding cysteine synthase A, with the protein MSKIYTAADQLIGHTPLLELTHIEKEQELPAHIIAKLEYFNPAGSVKDRIAKKMIDDAEEKGLLKEGSVIIEPTSGNTGIGLAAVAAAKGYRIIIVMPETMSVERRQLMKAYGAELVLSEGAKGMKGAIAKADELAKEIPNSFIPGQFVNPANPQAHIETTGPEIWEDTDGKVDIFVAGVGTGGTVTGVGQYLKSKNPNVKVVAVEPASSPVLSKGTAGAHKIQGIGAGFVPDVLDTKVYDEIIAVENDDAFATGRLIGHKEGVLVGISSGAAVYAALQLAKRPENAGKNIVVLLPDTGDRYLSTPLFAD; encoded by the coding sequence ATGAGCAAGATTTATACTGCCGCAGATCAGCTGATCGGTCATACTCCGTTGCTGGAGCTGACCCACATTGAAAAGGAGCAGGAGCTGCCTGCCCACATCATTGCCAAGCTGGAATACTTCAATCCGGCCGGTTCTGTCAAGGATCGCATCGCCAAAAAGATGATCGATGATGCCGAGGAAAAGGGCCTGCTGAAGGAAGGTTCCGTGATCATTGAGCCTACCTCCGGCAATACTGGCATCGGTCTGGCCGCTGTGGCAGCCGCCAAGGGCTACCGCATCATCATCGTGATGCCCGAGACCATGAGCGTGGAGCGCCGCCAGCTGATGAAGGCTTACGGCGCAGAGCTGGTGCTGAGCGAGGGTGCCAAGGGCATGAAGGGTGCCATTGCCAAGGCCGATGAGCTGGCAAAGGAGATCCCGAATTCCTTCATCCCCGGCCAGTTCGTGAACCCGGCCAACCCTCAGGCCCACATCGAGACCACCGGCCCCGAGATCTGGGAGGACACCGACGGCAAGGTGGATATCTTTGTGGCAGGCGTGGGCACCGGCGGCACCGTGACCGGCGTGGGCCAGTACCTGAAGAGCAAGAACCCGAACGTCAAGGTGGTGGCTGTAGAGCCTGCTTCCTCTCCTGTGCTGAGCAAGGGCACTGCCGGTGCACATAAGATCCAGGGCATCGGCGCAGGCTTTGTGCCGGACGTACTGGACACCAAGGTGTATGACGAAATCATCGCCGTGGAGAACGACGATGCCTTTGCCACCGGCCGTCTGATCGGCCACAAGGAAGGCGTGCTGGTGGGTATCTCCTCCGGTGCTGCTGTTTATGCTGCCCTGCAGCTGGCAAAGCGCCCGGAGAATGCCGGTAAGAACATCGTGGTCCTGCTGCCCGATACCGGCGACCGCTATCTGTCCACCCCGCTGTTTGCAGACTGA
- a CDS encoding tRNA-dihydrouridine synthase codes for MNYYAAPMEGLTDRVWRQAHQKWFGPAGNADRYYAPFISPPENRVLIKKKMAELAPAANPGAPVIPQLLAKDGELAAWMIGELRGLGYTEVNLNLGCPSGTVTAKGKGSGMLRDPVKLDAFLAAVFANAEGPISVKTRLGVEKPEEFAAILDIYNRYPICELTIHPRVMRQLYRGQADRAAFAASLPGCRMPVCYNGDVTTAADLHTLEAQYPQLSGIMVGRGIIADPALFREARGGAPAAREELRGYLDDLYHGYSELFGSAGCAVSRMKGHWFYLIHKFEGAEKLEKQLRKVREPWEYEVVVNQIFTLPFRP; via the coding sequence ATGAATTACTATGCTGCCCCCATGGAGGGCCTGACCGATCGGGTGTGGCGGCAGGCACACCAGAAATGGTTCGGCCCTGCTGGCAATGCCGACCGCTACTATGCCCCTTTCATCTCCCCGCCGGAGAACCGGGTGCTCATTAAAAAGAAGATGGCCGAGCTTGCCCCTGCGGCAAACCCCGGCGCACCGGTGATCCCGCAGCTGCTGGCAAAGGACGGCGAACTTGCCGCATGGATGATCGGCGAGCTGCGCGGCCTTGGCTACACCGAGGTGAACCTGAACCTCGGCTGTCCTTCCGGCACCGTCACCGCCAAAGGCAAGGGTTCCGGGATGCTGCGCGACCCCGTCAAGCTGGACGCTTTTCTTGCCGCCGTATTTGCCAATGCGGAAGGGCCTATCTCGGTCAAGACCCGGCTGGGCGTGGAAAAGCCGGAAGAATTTGCTGCCATTCTGGACATCTATAACCGGTATCCCATCTGTGAGCTGACCATCCACCCGCGTGTGATGCGCCAGCTCTACCGCGGGCAAGCCGACCGTGCCGCTTTTGCTGCCTCCCTGCCCGGGTGCCGGATGCCCGTGTGCTACAACGGCGATGTGACCACCGCTGCGGACCTGCACACGTTGGAAGCGCAGTATCCGCAGCTGTCCGGCATCATGGTGGGTCGCGGCATCATTGCGGACCCGGCGCTCTTCCGTGAAGCACGCGGCGGCGCACCGGCCGCACGGGAAGAGCTGCGCGGATACCTTGACGACCTCTACCACGGATACTCCGAACTGTTCGGCAGCGCCGGGTGCGCGGTGAGCCGCATGAAGGGGCACTGGTTCTACCTCATTCACAAGTTTGAGGGGGCCGAAAAGCTGGAAAAGCAGCTGCGCAAGGTGCGGGAACCGTGGGAATATGAGGTCGTCGTAAACCAGATCTTTACGCTGCCGTTCCGGCCGTAA
- a CDS encoding IreB family regulatory phosphoprotein — protein MSGETAIFSIHDKKDYEIHEIVQQVYDALKEKGYNPVNQLVGYILSEDPTYITTYKNARSMIRKVDRDDLLQAMLRSYLNV, from the coding sequence GTGAGTGGCGAGACCGCTATTTTTTCGATCCACGACAAAAAGGACTATGAGATCCATGAGATCGTACAGCAGGTGTACGATGCTTTAAAGGAAAAAGGCTATAATCCGGTCAATCAGCTGGTGGGCTATATCCTGTCCGAAGACCCCACCTACATCACGACCTATAAAAATGCCCGTTCCATGATCCGCAAGGTGGATCGTGACGATCTGCTGCAGGCCATGCTGCGCAGTTATCTGAACGTCTGA
- a CDS encoding holo-ACP synthase has translation MLYGIGCDLCEIAHLEKSLTGAHAAAFIRRVYGEAERAALSLDEPLPAGRSAAHRLASAAANFAAKEAFLKAAGTGLREPFSLCEIEAVRLESGAPAYHFSGQTAEWMQAHGLAARLSLSHEGGMALAFCILETL, from the coding sequence ATGCTGTATGGCATCGGCTGCGACCTGTGCGAGATCGCGCATCTGGAAAAAAGCCTTACCGGCGCACACGCTGCAGCCTTTATCCGCCGGGTGTACGGCGAGGCCGAACGCGCTGCGCTGAGCCTTGACGAACCGCTGCCCGCTGGGCGCAGCGCCGCCCACCGGCTTGCCAGCGCCGCAGCCAACTTTGCCGCCAAGGAAGCCTTTTTAAAGGCGGCAGGCACCGGCCTGCGGGAACCGTTCTCCCTGTGTGAGATCGAGGCTGTCCGGCTGGAAAGCGGTGCACCTGCCTATCATTTTTCCGGCCAGACGGCGGAATGGATGCAGGCCCATGGCCTTGCCGCCCGGCTCTCTCTGAGCCACGAGGGCGGCATGGCGCTGGCCTTCTGCATACTGGAAACTCTGTAA
- a CDS encoding type II toxin-antitoxin system PemK/MazF family toxin, protein MEVHRGEVFYADLSPVVGSEQGGVRPVLIVQNEIGNRHSPTVIAAAITSRLDKARLPTHINIRAADTGLAKDSVVLLEQIRTLDKHRLRERAGQITPEDQKRVDQALDVSLGLTSY, encoded by the coding sequence ATGGAGGTACACAGAGGAGAAGTTTTTTACGCAGATCTTTCGCCGGTGGTGGGGTCGGAGCAGGGCGGCGTGCGCCCGGTGCTGATCGTGCAGAACGAGATCGGCAACCGGCACAGCCCTACCGTGATCGCTGCGGCCATTACATCCCGGCTGGACAAAGCCCGCCTGCCCACCCACATCAATATCCGGGCAGCGGATACCGGCCTTGCCAAGGACAGCGTGGTGCTGCTGGAGCAGATCCGCACGCTGGATAAGCACCGCCTGCGGGAGCGGGCCGGGCAGATCACGCCGGAAGATCAGAAACGTGTGGATCAGGCTTTGGATGTAAGCCTGGGGCTTACTTCATATTAA
- the nagA gene encoding N-acetylglucosamine-6-phosphate deacetylase codes for MIIQSKKVWIADQFISAAVELEQGKITGIFPYGEKQADVDYGSKRIVPGFMDIHCHGAYEFDTNDAKPEGLRYWAKHIVSEGVTSFLATTVTQSVEVLTNAVANVADVMEGSYEGAEILGIHFEGPYLDMKYKGAQPPEYIAKPSVEQFKHYQQAARGHIRYVTLAPEHDEGFALTHYLTGHGVVVSIGHSAATYEQAVMAYANGARSMTHVYNGMSPFAHRANGLVGAAYRIRTMYGEIICDGCHSTPAALNNYFMSKGPDYAIMISDALMAKGTPIGSEYIFGGNHITIYPDGSAHLDNGTLAGSTLNINKGLRILVEEAMVPFNYALNACTINPARCLHLDDRKGSIQIGKDADLVVLDDNYDVLQTYCMGKAQL; via the coding sequence ATGATCATCCAAAGCAAAAAAGTATGGATCGCCGACCAGTTCATTTCTGCCGCAGTCGAGCTGGAGCAGGGCAAGATCACCGGCATCTTCCCCTATGGTGAAAAGCAGGCCGATGTGGACTATGGCTCCAAGCGCATCGTGCCCGGTTTTATGGATATCCACTGCCATGGTGCCTACGAGTTCGACACCAACGACGCAAAGCCGGAGGGCCTGCGCTACTGGGCAAAGCATATCGTCTCTGAGGGTGTGACCAGCTTTCTGGCCACTACCGTCACCCAGAGCGTGGAGGTGCTGACCAACGCCGTGGCCAATGTGGCCGACGTGATGGAGGGCAGCTACGAAGGTGCCGAGATCCTTGGCATCCACTTTGAAGGCCCCTACCTCGATATGAAGTACAAGGGCGCACAACCTCCGGAGTACATTGCCAAGCCCAGCGTGGAGCAGTTCAAACACTACCAGCAGGCAGCACGCGGCCACATCCGCTATGTGACCCTTGCACCGGAACACGACGAAGGGTTTGCATTGACCCATTACCTGACCGGGCATGGCGTGGTGGTCAGCATCGGTCATAGTGCCGCCACCTATGAGCAGGCCGTGATGGCCTATGCCAACGGTGCCCGCTCCATGACCCACGTGTACAACGGCATGTCCCCCTTCGCCCACCGCGCCAACGGTCTGGTGGGCGCAGCCTACCGCATCCGCACCATGTACGGCGAGATCATCTGCGACGGCTGCCACTCCACCCCTGCTGCCCTGAACAACTACTTCATGAGCAAAGGCCCGGATTACGCCATCATGATCTCGGATGCACTGATGGCCAAGGGCACCCCCATTGGCAGCGAGTACATCTTTGGCGGCAACCATATCACCATCTACCCGGACGGCAGTGCCCATCTGGACAACGGCACGCTGGCCGGCTCCACTTTGAACATCAACAAGGGCCTGCGCATTCTGGTGGAGGAGGCCATGGTGCCCTTCAATTATGCACTGAACGCCTGCACCATCAACCCGGCACGCTGCCTGCATCTGGACGACCGCAAGGGTTCCATCCAGATCGGCAAGGATGCCGACCTTGTGGTGCTGGACGACAACTACGATGTGCTGCAGACCTACTGCATGGGCAAGGCCCAGCTGTAA
- a CDS encoding response regulator gives MIQIAFCDDDQTVLDQLSALLEKYRAQRCVQIQCTAFHSPLDLLAEIEKGTRYDILFLDVIMPAENGITAAKEIRQYDNVVKIIFLTSSAEFAVESYVVGAYFYQLKPIWEDSFFRLTDSVIAECRHADQRSLILRCKTGISRIDLDQLLYCEVLGRTAGHCAVPDKRHRAAGCHRAGRHPAAAAGTGALDRAFGARAVALFAQAAAAVRRGRQRRLLPH, from the coding sequence ATGATCCAGATCGCCTTCTGCGACGATGACCAAACAGTTCTGGACCAGCTCTCTGCCCTGCTGGAAAAATATCGCGCCCAGCGCTGTGTCCAGATCCAGTGCACAGCCTTTCACAGCCCGCTGGATCTGCTGGCCGAGATCGAAAAGGGCACCCGGTACGATATCCTGTTTCTGGATGTCATCATGCCGGCCGAAAACGGCATTACCGCCGCCAAGGAGATCCGGCAGTACGATAACGTCGTCAAGATCATCTTTCTCACTTCTTCCGCCGAGTTTGCAGTGGAATCCTATGTGGTGGGTGCCTATTTCTACCAGCTCAAGCCCATCTGGGAGGACAGCTTTTTCCGTCTGACGGATTCGGTGATCGCCGAGTGCCGCCACGCCGACCAGCGCAGCCTGATCCTGCGCTGCAAGACCGGCATCTCCCGCATCGATCTGGACCAGCTGCTCTACTGTGAAGTGCTGGGCCGCACTGCTGGTCATTGCGCTGTTCCCGACAAGCGGCACCGCGCTGCAGGATGCCACCGAGCTGGTCGTCACCCTGCCGCTGCTGCTGGCACTGGTGCACTGGATCGCGCCTTCGGTGCGCGCGCTGTCGCACTCTTCGCTCAAGCTGCAGCTGCAGTTCGGCGTGGACGGCAGCGCAGGCTTTTACCGCATTGA